One Euphorbia lathyris chromosome 1, ddEupLath1.1, whole genome shotgun sequence DNA segment encodes these proteins:
- the LOC136218096 gene encoding protein RKD1-like: MANSSSDCFTSDFQFVQQDETLFTPFDFRYDCLQHYGTSYFDDRLLQDSFVDAIPLDCRLPHEDFSSLSEEDTPWSELGSLFEKERQLVIKSSEEQEQEKEVKKVREEKGISKGLSKETISKYFYMPITQAARELNVGLTLLKKRCRELGIKRWPHRKLKSLDTLIKNVQEMKKVEGEENKLKVKKAIESLEMEKRQLEEAPDMQLEHTTKRLRQSCFKANYKKRKSMGMGMVVHTCSSSFLTLHREDEEDDDEEIRSLLSDTNSYNNTLLF, translated from the exons ATGGCAAATTCATCATCAGATTGTTTTACTTCTGACTTTCAATTTGTTCAGCAGGATGAAACCCTATTTACCCCCTTCGATTTCAG GTATGATTGCCTTCAGCATTATGGAACTTCTTATTTTGATGATAGGCTACTACAAGATAGCTTTGTTGATGCTATTCCATTGGATTGTAGACTTCCTCATGAAGATTTCTCAAGCCTGAGTGAAG AGGATACACCATGGAGTGAGTTAGGTTCTTTGTTTGAGAAAGAAAGACAGCTGGTAATAAAATCAAgtgaagaacaagaacaagaaaaagaggtAAAGAAAGTGAGAGAAGAAAAGGGGATATCAAAAGGCTTATCAAAAGAGACCATTTCGAAATACTTCTACATGCCAATAACACAGGCTGCAAGGGAACTTAATGTGGGTTTAACCCTATTGAAGAAAAGATGCAGAGAGTTGGGAATCAAGAGATGGCCTCACCGGAAGCTAAAGAGCCTTGATACCCTAATTAAAAATGTTCAG GAGATGAAGAAGGTGGAGGGGgaagaaaataaactaaaagtgaAGAAAGCCATAGAATCATTGGAGATGGAAAAGAGGCAGCTAGAGGAAGCTCCTGATATGCAGCTAGAGCATACAACCAAGAGGCTGAGACAGTCATGTTTCAAGGCTAATTACAAGAAAAGAAAGAGCATGGGGATGGGGATGGTTGTTCatacttgttcttcctcttttCTTACTCTTCAcagagaagatgaagaagatgatgatgaggagatcaGATCTTTGTTAAGTGATACTAATTCTTATAACAACACtttgttattttag
- the LOC136232296 gene encoding pentatricopeptide repeat-containing protein At3g47530, giving the protein MIQLKNPLKLNSSSSFTQFHKHHLTNQTEKSFSAHLISLIKSCTHKSYLLQIHAQLLRSSLLQQPAISFPFLSRAALSPVHDIIYSRLIFSQILNPSPFHYNTMIRAYSNTNSPIQGFYMFQQMRFRGLPADPISLSSLIKCFIKLCSLVGALQIHARILRDGHQLDCLLLTNLMDLYSLCKRGNEACKVFDEIPQRDTVAWNVLISCLIRNHRTRDVLGVFDGMVTGDFGCKPDDVTCLLLVQACANLGAIEFGEKVHAYIQEYGYNGAMNLCNSLIAMYSRCGGLDKAYGVFKNMQHKNVVTWSAMISGFAMNGHGREAIEAFGQMQRNGVLPDDQTFTGVLSACSHCGLIDEGTMLFNKMIQEFGMTPNVHHYGCMVDLLGRAGKLDQAYELIMSMKVHPDSTMWRTLLGACRIHHHLTLGERVISHLIELKAQEAGDYVLLLNIYSSVGDWEKVIELRKFMQEKGIQTTPGCSSIELKGEVHEFVVDDVSHPLKDEIYEKLGEINKQLRIAGYVAEITSELHNLGDEEKRHVLSYHSEKLAIAFGVLVTPPGTTIRIAKNIRTCVDCHNFAKIVSGVYNRKVIIRDRSRFHHFFEGCCSCNDYW; this is encoded by the coding sequence ATGATTCAATTAAAAAATCCGTTGAAATtgaactcttcttcttctttcactCAATTTCATAAGCATCACCTCACAAACCAAACAGAAAAATCTTTCTCCGCCCACTTGATTTCCCTCATTAAATCATGCACTCATAAATCCTATTTGCTCCAAATACATGCCCAACTTCTTCGATCCTCTCTCCTTCAACAACCTGCCatctctttccctttcttgTCCCGTGCAGCACTATCTCCAGTCCACGATATCATCTATTCCCGCCTAATTTTCTCTCAAATCCTTAACCCTTCTCCATTTCACTACAACACCATGATTAGAGCTTACTCCAACACCAATTCACCTATTCAAGGCTTCTATATGTTCCAACAAATGAGATTCAGGGGTTTACCTGCTGACCCTATATCTTTGTCCTCTCTTAtcaagtgttttatcaaacttTGCTCTTTAGTGGGTGCTCTGCAAATTCACGCTCGTATTTTAAGAGATGGTCATCAATTAGATTGTTTATTACTTACTAATTTGATGGATTTATATTCTCTTTGCAAGAGAGGCAATGAAGCCTGcaaagtgtttgatgaaatacCTCAAAGGGATACTGTTGCTTGGAATGTGTTGATTTCTTGTTTAATTCGTAATCATAGAACCAGGGATGTTTTGGGTGTATTCGATGGTATGGTTACTGGTGATTTTGGATGTAAACCAGATGATGTTACCTGCTTGCTTTTGGTTCAGGCTTGTGCAAACTTGGGAGCTATTGAATTTGGTGAAAAGGTTCATGCTTACATTCAGGAATATGGATATAATGGTGCAATGAATCTGTGCAATTCTCTTATAGCAATGTATTCACGGTGTGGGGGTTTGGACAAGGCTTATGGTGTGTTTAAGAATATGCAGCATAAAAATGTGGTTACATGGAGTGCAATGATTTCTGGTTTTGCTATGAATGGGCATGGGAGAGAAGCCATTGAAGCATTTGGACAGATGCAGAGAAATGGTGTTTTGCCTGATGATCAAACTTTTACTGGAGTTCTTTCTGCTTGTAGTCATTGTGGGTTGATTGACGAGGGAACGATGCTTTTCAATAAAATGATCCAGGAGTTTGGAATGACTCCTAATGTTCATCACTATGGGTGTATGGTTGATCTCTTAGGTCGTGCTGGTAAGCTCGACCAAGCTTATGAGCTTATAATGTCAATGAAGGTCCATCCTGATTCTACAATGTGGAGGACCTTGCTAGGGGCTTGTAGAATTCATCACCATCTTACCCTTGGAGAACGTGTTATTTCGCATTTGATTGAACTTAAGGCTCAGGAGGCTGGGGATTATGTTTTATTGTTGAATATATATTCCTCAGTTGGTGATTGGGAGAAGGTTATAGAACTGAGAAAGTTTATGCAGGAGAAAGGAATTCAAACTACTCCGGGATGtagttcaattgaattgaaaggtGAGGTTCATGAGTTTGTTGTGGATGATGTTTCTCATCCATTAAAAGATGAGATTTATGAAAAGCTGGGTGAGATTAATAAGCAGCTCAGAATTGCTGGTTATGTTGCTGAAATAACATCTGAACTACATAATTTAGGCGATGAAGAGAAAAGACATGTGCTTTCTTATCATAGTGAGAAGTTGGCTATTGCTTTTGGAGTTCTTGTGACTCCACCTGGTACAACAATCAGAATAGCAAAGAACATTCGAACATGTGTTGATTGCCACAACTTTGCTAAGATTGTTTCAGGGGTTTATAATAGAAAAGTAATCATAAGAGATCGAAGTCGGTTTCATCATTTCTTTGAAGGATGTTGTTCCTGTAACGATTACTGGTAA